One genomic segment of [Pasteurella] aerogenes includes these proteins:
- a CDS encoding Uncharacterized conserved protein — translation MKLKKLTTALFLSSTLFSGAVMAEITSATAINVPAQHIQLTQEWDKVFPKSDKVEHRKVTFKNRYGITLAADLYMPKNAQGKLPAIAVGGPFSAVKEQVSGLYAQTLAERGFVTLAFDGSFTGESSGLPRNSASPEINTEDFSAAVDFLGSLDNVNREEIGILGVCGWGEFALNAAVSDTRIKAVLKSGKVGLIISTMTSR, via the coding sequence ATGAAACTCAAAAAACTCACTACCGCATTATTTTTAAGTTCAACCCTATTTTCAGGAGCAGTTATGGCAGAGATAACTTCAGCGACAGCAATTAACGTACCTGCGCAGCATATTCAATTAACCCAAGAATGGGACAAAGTTTTCCCGAAAAGCGATAAAGTGGAACACCGCAAAGTCACCTTCAAAAACCGCTATGGCATTACCTTGGCTGCGGATTTATATATGCCGAAAAATGCCCAAGGCAAATTGCCGGCCATTGCGGTGGGCGGTCCTTTTAGCGCAGTCAAAGAACAGGTTTCCGGGTTGTATGCGCAAACATTGGCGGAGCGTGGTTTTGTGACTTTGGCGTTTGACGGTTCGTTTACAGGCGAAAGCTCGGGCTTGCCACGTAATTCTGCTTCGCCTGAAATCAATACTGAAGATTTTTCGGCGGCAGTGGATTTTTTGGGTTCGTTAGACAATGTTAATCGTGAAGAAATCGGCATTTTGGGCGTGTGCGGTTGGGGCGAATTTGCTTTAAATGCAGCAGTTAGCGATACACGAATTAAAGCGGTTTTGAAGAGTGGCAAAGTTGGCTTAATTATTTCCACTATGACCTCCCGTTAG
- the kefF_1 gene encoding NAD(P)H oxidoreductase, translating into MKKVLVISGHPNLSQSIANKTIIDSLASGLNSVEIRRLDTLYPTEQIDVSAEQQALLKADVIVWQFPFHWYSMPALMKKWLDEVFLHGFAHGSTAKLGGKKLVISITTGAPEVAYQEDAVMKHTMAQLVAPFESIAALCQLDLQNISYLNGVSYVGRNEEKIAEQKQTAREYAEQLIQTINELIGEK; encoded by the coding sequence ATGAAAAAGGTTTTAGTGATTTCAGGACACCCGAATTTATCGCAATCCATTGCCAACAAAACCATTATTGACAGCCTAGCAAGCGGTCTAAATTCGGTGGAAATTCGCCGATTAGACACGCTCTACCCAACCGAACAAATTGATGTTAGCGCCGAGCAGCAAGCTTTGCTCAAAGCCGATGTGATTGTATGGCAATTTCCGTTTCACTGGTATTCAATGCCGGCATTGATGAAAAAATGGCTGGACGAAGTGTTTTTACACGGTTTCGCTCACGGTTCAACGGCGAAATTAGGCGGTAAAAAATTAGTGATTTCCATCACAACCGGCGCACCCGAAGTGGCTTATCAAGAAGATGCTGTGATGAAACACACAATGGCGCAATTAGTTGCCCCTTTTGAAAGTATTGCGGCGTTATGCCAATTAGATTTACAGAATATCAGCTATTTGAACGGTGTGAGTTATGTGGGGCGTAATGAAGAAAAAATCGCTGAGCAAAAACAAACAGCCCGTGAATATGCCGAGCAACTTATTCAAACCATCAATGAATTAATTGGAGAAAAATAA
- the ygiD gene encoding LigB family dioxygenase, with protein sequence MPTFTYLIGKEKTMKKSPALFVGHGNPMNALDPQNIFNQGFQQITATFEKPKLILCISAHWYSAKLQIMEAENPPMIYDFHGFPPELSEIVYPAKGDPAFAQHIQTLLAPEQVEINPTRGFDHGAWAVLKYLYPQADIPVVQLSLDRTKSPQWHYELARKLRPLREQGVSILGSGDIVHNLRAISWEHIDQVGAGYDWAYQFRDEINQAMHEHNDEALIHFEQFGESATLSVPTPDHYLPLLYVMAQRDETDEIALFNDELIAGSLSMTSVLVRAKS encoded by the coding sequence ATGCCTACTTTCACATATTTAATCGGAAAAGAAAAAACAATGAAAAAATCGCCCGCACTTTTTGTCGGACATGGCAACCCGATGAATGCGTTAGATCCGCAAAATATCTTTAATCAAGGTTTTCAGCAAATCACAGCAACTTTTGAAAAACCAAAATTGATTTTATGTATCTCTGCCCATTGGTATAGCGCAAAATTGCAAATCATGGAAGCGGAAAATCCACCGATGATTTACGATTTTCACGGTTTTCCGCCGGAATTAAGCGAGATTGTGTATCCGGCGAAAGGCGATCCGGCATTTGCTCAACACATTCAAACGTTGCTTGCGCCCGAACAGGTGGAAATTAATCCGACCCGTGGTTTTGATCACGGCGCTTGGGCGGTGTTGAAATATCTTTATCCGCAGGCGGATATTCCCGTGGTTCAGCTTAGTTTGGATCGCACTAAATCGCCGCAATGGCACTATGAATTAGCGCGAAAATTACGCCCACTACGTGAACAAGGTGTATCGATTTTAGGTAGTGGCGATATTGTACATAATTTAAGAGCGATCAGCTGGGAGCATATCGATCAAGTGGGCGCTGGATATGATTGGGCGTATCAGTTCAGAGATGAAATCAATCAAGCCATGCATGAACATAACGATGAGGCGTTAATTCATTTTGAGCAGTTTGGCGAAAGCGCTACGCTTTCCGTGCCAACGCCAGACCATTATTTGCCGCTGCTTTATGTGATGGCGCAACGTGATGAAACTGATGAGATCGCTTTGTTTAATGATGAACTGATTGCCGGTTCATTAAGTATGACATCGGTGTTGGTTCGGGCGAAAAGTTAG
- the mco gene encoding multicopper oxidase protein, translating into MNRRDFLRYSLGLGTLGGSFYVLANTMPMNHGHGMMPMMASSSPDNLMPFEAMPQGAALINPLPQLANQSKEKGVFKAQLIAEPLKLVLAGGKETEFWAYNGQLPGPQIEVFEGDDVEIEFINRLPQPTTLHWHGLSVPNEADGNPQDPVEPQSRRVYRFTLPKGSAGTYWYHPHPHHYVSEQVYKGLAGTLVVKSAEDPLAHLNEQHWVISDLRLDANGVIPPNNMMDWMNGREGEFILINGQYQPSIQVKTDERIRIWNATSARYLRLKVEGVQWIVVGTEGGLLEKPRAAVDELFLAPAERVEVILQGSTPHSVSLQSLYYDRRKMMVQETPYDLTLAKIQVASVSLALPERLRDLPPRVEPTVNRQIRFSENMMNTNQMSGQMPMSHNMAANSTNNAIPPMMDGMFLVNGKSFDMNRVDFVVKQGEVEQWEIFNESHMDHPFHLHGTQFEVIERRLNGQVLLASDRALKDVVNLQPYEKVIIRFKQEHPGLKMYHCHILEHENLGMMGMFKVV; encoded by the coding sequence ATGAATCGTCGGGATTTTCTACGTTATAGCTTAGGATTAGGCACACTGGGCGGATCTTTTTATGTGTTAGCAAATACCATGCCTATGAATCATGGACATGGCATGATGCCTATGATGGCGTCATCCTCGCCAGATAATTTAATGCCGTTTGAAGCGATGCCACAAGGTGCCGCATTGATTAATCCATTGCCACAATTAGCCAATCAATCTAAAGAAAAGGGTGTGTTTAAAGCGCAGCTGATTGCCGAACCACTAAAACTTGTTTTAGCCGGCGGAAAAGAAACGGAATTTTGGGCGTATAATGGTCAATTACCTGGTCCGCAAATTGAAGTGTTTGAAGGCGATGACGTTGAAATTGAGTTTATTAATCGTTTGCCGCAGCCAACCACTTTACATTGGCATGGTTTAAGTGTCCCGAATGAGGCGGATGGTAATCCGCAAGATCCAGTGGAACCACAATCCCGCCGTGTCTATCGTTTTACTCTGCCGAAAGGTAGTGCTGGAACTTATTGGTACCACCCACACCCGCATCACTATGTTTCCGAACAAGTTTATAAAGGACTTGCCGGTACATTAGTCGTTAAATCAGCAGAAGATCCGTTAGCACATTTAAACGAGCAGCACTGGGTGATATCTGATCTTCGTCTAGATGCCAATGGCGTAATTCCACCAAATAATATGATGGATTGGATGAACGGACGAGAGGGTGAGTTTATTTTAATTAATGGTCAGTATCAGCCAAGTATTCAGGTTAAAACAGACGAACGTATTCGTATTTGGAATGCAACCAGCGCTCGTTATTTGCGTTTAAAAGTGGAGGGGGTGCAATGGATTGTGGTGGGAACTGAGGGTGGTTTATTAGAAAAACCGCGTGCTGCGGTTGATGAACTTTTTTTAGCACCGGCGGAGCGGGTGGAAGTCATCTTGCAAGGAAGCACACCTCATTCTGTAAGCTTACAAAGTTTATATTATGATCGTCGAAAAATGATGGTGCAAGAAACGCCTTATGATCTTACATTAGCGAAAATTCAAGTAGCGTCTGTATCCTTAGCTTTGCCGGAGAGATTACGTGATTTGCCGCCACGTGTCGAGCCGACAGTAAATCGGCAAATTCGATTTAGTGAAAATATGATGAACACTAATCAGATGAGTGGTCAAATGCCAATGAGTCATAATATGGCAGCTAATTCAACAAATAATGCTATTCCACCGATGATGGATGGGATGTTTTTAGTTAATGGAAAATCTTTTGATATGAATAGGGTGGATTTTGTTGTGAAACAAGGTGAAGTTGAGCAATGGGAGATTTTCAACGAAAGTCACATGGATCATCCTTTCCATTTACATGGTACTCAGTTTGAGGTTATAGAACGTCGTCTGAACGGGCAAGTATTGTTGGCATCTGATCGGGCGTTGAAGGATGTTGTGAATTTGCAGCCCTATGAGAAAGTGATTATTCGTTTTAAGCAAGAACATCCCGGTTTAAAAATGTATCATTGTCATATTTTAGAACATGAAAATTTAGGTATGATGGGAATGTTTAAAGTAGTATAA
- the rhaR gene encoding ThiJ/PfpI family protein, which yields MSIPTVALVLYPQFSPFHFSVPYMVFSAEIDGKPLFNVKVVAENPAVTQSKPAIIQADGNLSLLEQADLVVMIGWDKLEQMPSAALTQALQQAAQRGATVVGLCYGAYPLAYAGLLNGKKATTHWLGETDFRQRFPQVKLDCSAIYIEDENIITSAGTAAGLDCCLAIVRRQYGVKIANQLARLLVISPHREGGQAQFIEQPITRKTANENINEWLDMMRANLNADYSIDILAEKLMMSRSTFTRHFRKATGMALTEWLIEVRLQKGRELLESTKLNIDEIAHQIGFHSATAFRQHFKAKHHISPKQWQKRFQAD from the coding sequence ATGTCTATTCCAACCGTTGCCTTAGTGCTTTATCCCCAATTTAGCCCTTTTCATTTTTCCGTGCCTTATATGGTGTTTTCCGCTGAAATTGACGGCAAGCCGCTATTTAACGTGAAAGTGGTCGCAGAAAATCCGGCAGTTACCCAATCCAAGCCAGCGATTATTCAGGCAGACGGCAATTTGAGTTTGTTGGAACAAGCGGATTTGGTTGTAATGATCGGTTGGGACAAGTTGGAACAAATGCCGTCTGCCGCCTTAACGCAGGCATTGCAACAAGCGGCACAGCGTGGCGCGACCGTTGTAGGATTGTGTTACGGCGCTTATCCCCTTGCCTATGCAGGTTTGTTGAACGGCAAAAAAGCCACCACGCACTGGCTGGGCGAAACGGATTTCAGACAGCGTTTTCCGCAAGTGAAATTAGATTGCAGCGCCATTTATATTGAAGATGAAAACATCATCACCTCCGCAGGCACCGCGGCAGGGTTAGATTGTTGCCTCGCGATTGTTCGCCGCCAATATGGGGTAAAAATTGCCAATCAACTGGCACGTTTGTTGGTCATCTCACCCCATCGGGAAGGCGGGCAGGCACAATTTATTGAACAGCCCATCACTCGCAAAACCGCCAATGAAAACATCAACGAATGGCTAGACATGATGCGAGCCAACCTAAACGCCGATTATTCCATTGACATACTCGCCGAAAAGTTAATGATGAGCCGTAGCACCTTTACCCGCCATTTCCGCAAAGCAACGGGAATGGCATTGACCGAATGGCTGATTGAAGTACGGTTACAAAAAGGACGAGAATTGTTAGAAAGCACCAAGCTCAACATTGACGAAATCGCCCACCAAATCGGCTTTCATTCCGCCACCGCCTTTCGTCAGCATTTTAAAGCGAAACATCACATCAGCCCGAAACAGTGGCAGAAACGGTTTCAGGCTGATTGA
- the lsrG gene encoding Autoinducer 2-degrading protein lsrG, which yields MSLSTQAEPIIRIFEMQIRPESVEQFTELGKHNIRQSVNTEQGVLGMYVMTDKTDPNKFYVVEAYADETAYQTHRASPHFQAWLNGAKEMIMSRKMIETNPVVFGSKAVVVP from the coding sequence ATGAGTTTATCAACCCAAGCCGAACCCATTATCCGCATTTTTGAAATGCAAATCCGCCCCGAAAGCGTGGAACAATTCACCGAATTAGGCAAACACAATATTCGCCAATCGGTCAATACCGAGCAAGGTGTGTTGGGAATGTATGTAATGACCGACAAAACCGACCCCAATAAATTTTATGTCGTAGAAGCCTATGCCGATGAAACCGCCTATCAGACACATCGTGCTTCGCCCCATTTTCAAGCGTGGCTCAATGGCGCAAAAGAGATGATTATGTCACGCAAAATGATTGAAACCAATCCTGTGGTATTTGGTTCAAAAGCGGTGGTTGTGCCGTAA
- a CDS encoding Protein of uncharacterised function, DUF, producing MKSTGLTKMLFLLTMGTSVFSYAQSQAMEVWKSPTCGCCNEWISYMQKNGFEVKVNNTGNAEMHKKFNIKDEQASCHTAVIDGYVIEGHVPVEDIQRLLAEKPDAVGLSAPGMPVGSPGMDGAVYQGRKDPYQVILIKKNGESEVFHAYNQ from the coding sequence ATGAAATCAACAGGCTTAACCAAAATGTTATTTTTATTGACCATGGGGACATCGGTATTTTCCTATGCGCAAAGTCAGGCGATGGAGGTTTGGAAAAGTCCAACGTGCGGTTGTTGTAACGAATGGATTAGTTATATGCAAAAAAATGGATTTGAAGTGAAAGTTAATAATACCGGTAATGCAGAAATGCATAAAAAATTTAATATTAAGGATGAGCAAGCGTCTTGTCATACTGCTGTGATCGATGGTTATGTGATCGAAGGACACGTGCCGGTGGAAGATATTCAACGTTTATTAGCAGAAAAACCAGATGCTGTTGGTTTATCTGCTCCCGGTATGCCGGTTGGTTCTCCGGGAATGGATGGTGCGGTTTATCAAGGACGCAAAGATCCTTATCAAGTAATTTTGATTAAGAAAAATGGTGAAAGTGAAGTATTTCATGCGTATAACCAATAA
- a CDS encoding YCII-related domain, with translation MYLIDISLKNESLSEEEQAKQLAAHRAWFAKYFQQGNFLLLGPYLDKERAGVIIAQIESRKQLESILAEDVYYPNLADYQIREFKAAMVAENIQQFQGA, from the coding sequence ATGTATTTAATTGATATTTCATTAAAAAATGAAAGCTTATCCGAAGAAGAACAAGCTAAACAACTTGCCGCACATCGTGCGTGGTTTGCCAAATATTTCCAACAAGGCAACTTTTTATTACTCGGGCCTTATTTAGATAAAGAACGTGCCGGTGTGATTATTGCCCAGATAGAAAGCCGTAAACAGTTAGAAAGTATTCTAGCAGAAGATGTTTATTACCCTAATTTAGCCGATTACCAAATCCGTGAATTTAAAGCGGCAATGGTGGCGGAAAATATTCAACAATTTCAAGGAGCATAA
- the hmrR_1 gene encoding Copper export regulator, whose amino-acid sequence MNISQAAKITGLSAKQIRDYEKNGLLPKTERTYSGYRIYSQDEINRLKFIFNARNVGFSLAQIAELLSLHDNPHRCSRDVKRITEKHIMELTQKIQELNSMVSVLQGLNSCCKGNDDPQCAILSGLLPQNESLTQ is encoded by the coding sequence ATGAACATTAGCCAAGCCGCAAAAATCACGGGACTTTCTGCCAAACAAATTCGAGATTATGAAAAAAACGGATTGTTACCCAAAACCGAAAGAACTTATTCAGGCTACCGCATTTATTCGCAAGACGAAATTAACCGCTTAAAATTTATTTTCAATGCGCGCAACGTGGGTTTTTCGCTTGCACAAATTGCTGAGTTACTTTCGTTACACGATAATCCTCACCGCTGTAGCCGCGATGTGAAACGTATTACAGAAAAACATATCATGGAATTAACACAGAAAATTCAAGAACTGAATTCAATGGTGTCGGTGTTGCAAGGATTGAATTCTTGTTGTAAAGGCAATGACGATCCGCAGTGTGCAATCTTATCTGGCTTATTACCGCAGAATGAATCGCTAACGCAATAA
- a CDS encoding putative NADP-dependent dehydrogenase, producing the protein MNYIENKVVIITGASSGIGEATAYKLAQAGAKLVLGARREDKLQAIVNNIKANGGEAVYRVTDVVKAEDNQALVALAKSTFGKVDAIFLNAGLMPNSPLSALETDNWNTMVDVNIKGVLNGIAAVLPTFEAQKSGHILATSSVAGLKVYPGCAVYCGTKWAVKAIMEGLRMESAQAGTNIRTATIYPAAVQSELVAGITNPEMAEAMRGLYDTYEIPAERVANVVAFALNQPEDTNISEFTLGPTTQPW; encoded by the coding sequence ATGAACTACATTGAAAACAAAGTCGTGATTATTACCGGTGCAAGTAGCGGTATTGGCGAAGCCACCGCTTATAAATTGGCACAAGCAGGAGCTAAATTAGTTTTGGGCGCACGCCGTGAAGATAAATTACAAGCCATCGTAAACAACATTAAAGCCAACGGTGGCGAAGCGGTGTATCGTGTTACCGATGTGGTCAAAGCGGAAGACAATCAAGCCTTAGTCGCGCTAGCCAAATCCACTTTCGGCAAAGTAGATGCAATTTTCTTAAATGCCGGATTGATGCCAAATTCCCCACTTTCTGCGCTTGAAACGGATAATTGGAATACAATGGTTGATGTAAACATTAAAGGTGTACTCAACGGAATTGCTGCCGTGTTACCGACTTTTGAAGCACAAAAATCAGGGCATATTTTAGCGACCTCTTCCGTTGCCGGCTTAAAAGTTTACCCGGGTTGCGCCGTCTATTGCGGCACGAAATGGGCGGTTAAAGCGATTATGGAAGGCTTACGAATGGAAAGCGCACAAGCCGGCACAAACATTCGCACCGCAACCATTTACCCTGCGGCAGTACAATCCGAATTGGTAGCAGGCATTACTAATCCTGAAATGGCTGAAGCAATGCGTGGTTTATATGACACTTACGAAATCCCCGCCGAACGTGTAGCAAACGTGGTGGCATTTGCGTTAAACCAACCCGAAGATACCAATATCTCTGAATTCACACTGGGCCCGACTACTCAACCTTGGTAA
- a CDS encoding metal-dependent hydrolase, which translates to MKLKSLIFALMATTVATTANAEISYQHIRNATAKIEMAGSTFLVDPYLAPKGSYAGFEGTINSQKRNPLIDMKEPVEKVLEGVDAVIVTHTHADHWDEYAQKVLPKTLPIFVQNAGDAQIIRSQGFKDVRVVGKNTEFNKVKLSKTGGQHGTDQMYAIPQLAELAGEAMGVVMQADGEKTLYIVGDTIWNEEVDFALNRYKPEVIVMNTGYAQLQGFSDSIIMGKADVAKARQATPKADIITVHMDAVNHASVTSDDMRKFVKENQLSKVAVPKEGQVLKY; encoded by the coding sequence ATGAAACTGAAATCTCTTATTTTTGCTTTAATGGCAACTACCGTTGCAACCACGGCTAATGCGGAAATTAGCTATCAACATATCCGTAATGCCACCGCTAAAATTGAAATGGCAGGCAGCACGTTTTTGGTCGATCCTTATCTTGCACCGAAAGGCAGTTACGCAGGGTTTGAAGGCACTATCAACAGCCAAAAACGTAATCCGTTGATTGATATGAAAGAACCCGTAGAAAAAGTGCTTGAAGGCGTAGATGCCGTGATTGTTACCCACACCCACGCCGACCACTGGGATGAATACGCACAAAAAGTGTTACCTAAAACCTTACCGATTTTCGTACAAAATGCAGGCGATGCACAAATTATCCGTTCACAAGGTTTTAAAGATGTGCGTGTAGTCGGCAAAAATACCGAATTTAACAAGGTGAAATTAAGCAAAACAGGCGGACAACACGGCACGGATCAAATGTATGCTATTCCGCAGCTGGCTGAATTAGCAGGCGAGGCAATGGGCGTGGTGATGCAAGCAGACGGCGAAAAAACGCTGTATATCGTAGGCGACACCATTTGGAATGAAGAAGTGGATTTTGCACTCAACCGCTATAAACCTGAAGTCATTGTAATGAATACAGGCTACGCTCAACTACAAGGTTTTTCAGACAGCATTATTATGGGCAAAGCCGATGTTGCCAAAGCTCGCCAAGCCACCCCGAAAGCTGACATCATTACTGTGCATATGGACGCCGTCAATCACGCTTCAGTTACATCAGATGACATGCGAAAATTTGTGAAAGAAAATCAATTAAGCAAGGTTGCGGTGCCGAAAGAAGGGCAAGTGTTGAAGTATTAG
- a CDS encoding Uncharacterized conserved protein produces the protein MRKTGLLGLLLSIFMIPNAAAENTVKYQGNTMNITIGQSTFSAELADTKAAQELTALLPLTLEMQDHLSNEKFAELPKALSRNDQAVGRIEAGDIMLWGGNTLVVFYESFQSSYRYTKLGKIKNTAQLKNAVGAGKVTMTFSP, from the coding sequence ATGCGAAAAACAGGACTACTCGGCTTGCTGCTTTCAATCTTTATGATCCCAAACGCCGCAGCAGAAAATACCGTTAAATATCAAGGAAATACAATGAATATTACTATTGGACAATCTACGTTCAGCGCAGAATTAGCCGACACAAAAGCCGCCCAAGAATTGACCGCACTTTTGCCTTTAACTCTGGAAATGCAGGATCACTTAAGCAATGAAAAATTTGCCGAATTGCCAAAAGCCTTAAGCCGCAACGACCAAGCGGTCGGTCGCATTGAAGCGGGCGATATTATGCTTTGGGGCGGCAATACCTTAGTGGTGTTTTACGAAAGTTTCCAGTCATCCTATCGTTATACCAAATTAGGCAAAATCAAAAATACCGCACAGCTCAAAAATGCAGTCGGTGCAGGAAAAGTCACGATGACTTTCTCCCCTTAG
- the dmlR gene encoding DNA-binding transcriptional regulator IlvY, translating into MNKLDAIKYFCLASETLNFRETAMQLAVSPSVVTRVIAELEQELGEQLFKRNTRQIRLTNFGEQFLIKAKQLLADTDNLFKLGKQQTDEMAGVVRITFPRWRENDKILDELLTALAPYPQLVIDWREDMTKFDAVEHRIDIGLRIGPEPNPNFIIRKIADLQDWIVASPKLLERLGTPKDLDDLQRNFPFSLPINVETGRAWDLAMNDEQKLLPREVLFYSTDPECELKAVLHGKVVGFISELFCKPYFERGELVKLFPELSIDKWQLYLYRPYQTMTSPRVLFVFERLTEILKARFK; encoded by the coding sequence ATGAACAAACTCGATGCGATTAAATATTTTTGCCTTGCCAGCGAAACGCTGAATTTTAGGGAAACGGCAATGCAGTTGGCGGTTTCGCCTTCGGTAGTCACGCGTGTGATTGCGGAATTGGAACAGGAATTGGGCGAGCAGTTGTTTAAGCGAAACACTCGACAAATTCGCCTGACCAATTTTGGCGAGCAGTTTTTGATTAAGGCAAAACAACTGCTGGCGGACACCGATAATCTGTTCAAACTCGGCAAGCAACAAACGGACGAAATGGCAGGCGTGGTGCGGATTACCTTTCCCCGTTGGCGTGAAAATGACAAAATTCTGGACGAACTTCTGACCGCACTTGCGCCCTATCCGCAGTTGGTGATTGATTGGCGTGAAGATATGACCAAATTTGATGCGGTGGAGCATCGCATTGATATTGGCTTGCGTATTGGACCTGAGCCGAACCCGAATTTTATTATCCGTAAAATTGCCGATTTACAAGATTGGATTGTCGCTTCGCCGAAATTACTGGAACGATTGGGAACGCCGAAAGATTTAGATGACTTGCAGCGCAATTTCCCCTTTTCCTTGCCGATCAACGTAGAAACAGGGCGAGCGTGGGATTTAGCGATGAATGACGAGCAAAAACTGCTACCGAGAGAGGTGCTTTTTTACAGCACCGACCCTGAATGTGAGCTAAAAGCAGTATTGCATGGCAAAGTGGTGGGCTTTATCAGCGAACTGTTCTGCAAACCGTATTTTGAGCGTGGCGAGTTAGTGAAGTTATTTCCTGAATTGTCGATTGATAAATGGCAACTGTATTTATATCGTCCGTATCAAACGATGACATCGCCTCGTGTTTTATTTGTATTTGAGCGGTTGACAGAGATCTTGAAAGCTCGTTTTAAATAG